CGCAACCGCGCCCTGCGGATCCTGCCCGCCTACTGGGTCATCCTGCTGCTGAGCGGTGTCGTCCTCCAGGTGGCGCTGCTTCGCGAGGACACGCCGGGGCTCCAGCTCGGGTCGCTCGCCCGGGAGCCGGACACGATGGTCAAGAACGTCCTGCTGGTCCAGAGCTACGACCGCAACACGCTGCTGACCGGCATCGGGCCAGCGTGGTCGCTGGTGATCGAGGTCGCCTTCTACCTCGCCCTGCCGGCGCTGGCCCTGCTGGCCATGACGCTCGCCCGGCCCGCGACCAGCCGGTTGGGGCGCCGTCGGGCCGCGCTGGCGCCTGCCGCCGCCATCCTGCTCCTGGGGCTGGGCGCCAAGGCGGTCACCAACCTCGTCGCCGGCTCGAGCTCCGGGTGGGAGGCGGACTGGCCCTCGGTGCTGGCGCGCAGCTTCCCCGCCAACGCCGACCTGTTCGCCTTCGGCATGGCCCTTGCCGTGTTGCACACCGAGGTCAGGGACGGCGCAGTGACCCTGCCGAGATGGTGGCGAGCCGGCGCCCTGGCCGCGGCCGGCGCCACGGCGCTGGCGGCGGTGTGGATCGTCCCGGAGGGCATGGGCCTCGGCGTGGCCAAGTACGACGTCCTCATGGCGGTCTCGTGCTCGCTGCTGCTGGCGGTCGTCGTCCTGCCCGACCCGGGGCCGTCGCGACGGCGGCGGCTCCTGTGGCTGCTGGACACGCGGCCCCTGGTGGTGGTCGGCCTGGTCTCCTACAGCCTGTTCCTGTGGCACGAGCCGCTGGTGTACTGGCTCCGCGAGCATGGCCTGACACGGCCCGGAGCCGGTGGGTTCGTCGTCAACCTGGTCGTGCTCGCCGCCGGCGCCGGGGCCTTGGCCGCCCTCACCTATCGATTCGTCGAGCGGCCGGCGATGGCGCGCAAGCGGGGCGCAACCGGACCCCGGCGCCCTAGGAACAGCAGGTCAGCCCGGGTCGCGGGCACGGGCCAGCCGTCCGGCCAGCGCCGG
The DNA window shown above is from Actinomycetota bacterium and carries:
- a CDS encoding acyltransferase; this encodes MGGAPERDDDRRPLRLVVPPSSGSRLPGIEGARAVAAGSVLVYHCWLFGSPDGTSPRLGPLTGVMPHLAVGVILFFSLSGFLLYRPFAAAVLRAAPGPGIGGYLRNRALRILPAYWVILLLSGVVLQVALLREDTPGLQLGSLAREPDTMVKNVLLVQSYDRNTLLTGIGPAWSLVIEVAFYLALPALALLAMTLARPATSRLGRRRAALAPAAAILLLGLGAKAVTNLVAGSSSGWEADWPSVLARSFPANADLFAFGMALAVLHTEVRDGAVTLPRWWRAGALAAAGATALAAVWIVPEGMGLGVAKYDVLMAVSCSLLLAVVVLPDPGPSRRRRLLWLLDTRPLVVVGLVSYSLFLWHEPLVYWLREHGLTRPGAGGFVVNLVVLAAGAGALAALTYRFVERPAMARKRGATGPRRPRNSRSARVAGTGQPSGQRREHRGQLPRQSGVQPPIERPEHTPGHGQPQ